One part of the Treponema sp. OMZ 787 genome encodes these proteins:
- a CDS encoding proline--tRNA ligase yields the protein MKMTQMYMPTLREIPNEAVVESHKLLLRAGMIRNLANGLFAYLPLGLKAFRKVEKIIREEMDAIGCLEFKPPVIVPGEIWQESGRWDSMGPELLRIKNRLNQELVVSPTAEEAFTALLKNELSSYKNYPVLTYQINTKYRDEIRPRYGLMRTREFTMKDAYSFHTNDESLDEAYLSFEKAYVKIFKRCGLTVIGVKADSGAMGGSGSQEFMVESSVGDDTLLICPSCGYAANEEKAACAPDKEQGSASAISIEEIETPNVKTIEELTAFLKTESSSFIKTLIYRVENSEVLGNAENGKKSAKNAELEALLIAVCIRGDLEVNEAKLKSSLKASEAILASDAEVEEATGTVVGFAGPVGLKNIPVIADESVMLMHDAVTGALKKDKHLIHVEPSRDFIPAHVFDLRTVRAGDKCSVCGTPLYTKKGNELGHIFKLGYKYTKSMNMTYLDENGKQQHPSMGCYGIGLDRLTASIVEEHHDEDGIIWPMSVAPFQVAIVPIKYEGEMQKEADRLYDECKKRGIEVLLDDRKERTGVKFKDMDLIGIPIRLVVGEKNLPNIEFKLRSSSENSLVNKGEVMDLVEKTVKEELAKLS from the coding sequence ATGAAGATGACGCAGATGTATATGCCTACATTGAGAGAGATTCCGAATGAGGCTGTTGTTGAAAGCCATAAGCTGCTTTTAAGGGCAGGAATGATAAGAAATTTGGCAAACGGGCTTTTTGCCTATCTCCCCCTCGGCTTAAAGGCCTTTAGAAAGGTCGAAAAAATTATCAGGGAAGAAATGGATGCAATAGGCTGTCTCGAATTTAAGCCTCCCGTAATCGTTCCGGGTGAAATTTGGCAGGAATCGGGAAGATGGGATTCTATGGGGCCTGAACTTTTGCGCATTAAAAACCGCTTAAACCAAGAGTTGGTAGTAAGCCCCACGGCCGAAGAAGCCTTCACGGCTCTTTTAAAGAACGAATTATCATCTTACAAAAACTATCCGGTCTTAACCTATCAGATTAACACAAAATACCGCGACGAGATCAGGCCCCGCTACGGGCTTATGAGAACCCGCGAATTTACAATGAAGGATGCTTATTCTTTCCATACAAATGACGAAAGTTTGGACGAAGCCTATCTCAGCTTTGAAAAAGCCTATGTAAAGATTTTTAAGCGCTGCGGCCTTACCGTAATAGGCGTAAAAGCCGATTCGGGGGCGATGGGAGGAAGCGGCTCGCAGGAGTTTATGGTAGAGTCTTCCGTAGGGGACGACACACTCCTTATCTGCCCTTCTTGCGGTTATGCAGCAAACGAAGAAAAGGCGGCCTGCGCACCCGACAAGGAGCAAGGTTCGGCTTCTGCAATTAGTATAGAAGAAATTGAAACACCCAACGTAAAAACGATAGAAGAACTTACAGCCTTTTTAAAAACGGAAAGCTCTTCCTTTATAAAAACCTTGATTTACCGCGTAGAAAATTCCGAAGTGCTCGGCAATGCAGAAAACGGTAAAAAAAGTGCAAAAAACGCAGAGCTGGAAGCTCTTTTAATTGCCGTCTGCATAAGGGGAGACTTGGAGGTAAACGAAGCAAAATTAAAATCCTCCCTTAAAGCCTCGGAAGCAATCCTCGCAAGCGATGCCGAAGTCGAAGAAGCTACAGGCACAGTTGTAGGCTTTGCGGGTCCCGTAGGCTTAAAAAACATTCCCGTAATTGCCGATGAAAGCGTTATGCTCATGCACGATGCTGTAACCGGAGCCTTAAAAAAGGATAAACACCTCATCCACGTTGAGCCTTCAAGGGATTTTATACCCGCCCATGTCTTTGACCTCCGCACGGTAAGAGCAGGAGATAAGTGCTCCGTATGCGGCACCCCTCTTTACACTAAAAAGGGCAATGAACTCGGCCACATCTTTAAGCTGGGCTATAAATATACAAAGTCAATGAACATGACCTATCTTGACGAAAACGGAAAACAGCAACATCCCTCGATGGGCTGCTACGGCATAGGGCTTGACCGCCTTACGGCTTCAATCGTTGAAGAACACCACGATGAAGACGGAATAATCTGGCCAATGAGCGTCGCTCCCTTTCAGGTTGCCATAGTTCCCATAAAATACGAGGGCGAAATGCAAAAGGAAGCCGACCGCCTCTATGACGAGTGCAAAAAAAGAGGAATTGAAGTTCTCTTGGATGACCGAAAAGAAAGAACCGGCGTTAAATTTAAGGATATGGACCTTATAGGCATCCCGATAAGGCTCGTAGTCGGCGAAAAAAATCTTCCCAATATCGAATTTAAACTGAGAAGCAGTTCTGAAAACAGCTTGGTCAATAAAGGCGAAGTGATGGATTTGGTAGAAAAAACCGTAAAAGAAGAACTTGCAAAATTAAGCTAG